The following proteins come from a genomic window of Lolium rigidum isolate FL_2022 chromosome 5, APGP_CSIRO_Lrig_0.1, whole genome shotgun sequence:
- the LOC124651623 gene encoding aspartyl protease family protein At5g10770-like, giving the protein MARGGGACVVVAAAALLLLLLAGGPGGGVHCLRSRAESGATVLELRHHSTSGSFGSGPGAKRRGASDAGGILASDAGRVSWLQRRIDSYGKLRTRSSGTAAAAESKLAQLPVTSGARLRTLNYVATVGIGGREATVVVDTASELTWVQCAPCDACHDQQDPLFDPAASPSYAAVPCNSSSCDALQLATGMSGQPCGGADGRPAACSYALSYRDGSYSRGVLAHDKLSLAGEDVEGFVFGCGTSNQGPFGGTAGLMGLGRSQLSLVSQTMDRFGGVFSYCLPPKESGSSGSLVLGDDSSSVYRNSTPIVYTSMLSDPAQGPFYFLNMTGITVGGQDVESSAAFSSAKAIIDSGTIITSLVPSVYNAVRSEFLSQLAEYPQAPAFSILDTCFNLTGLNEVQVPSLKFVFEGNVEVEVDSKGVLYFVSTDSSQVCLALASLKSEYDTSIIGNYQQKNLRVVFDTLGSRIGFAQETCDYI; this is encoded by the exons ATGGCACGGGGAGGCGGAGCTTGCGTCGTCGTGGCGGCGGCCGCTCTGCTCCTCCTGCTTCTCGCAGGAGGCCCAGGTGGTGGCGTGCATTGCCTGAGGTCAA GAGCAGAGAGCGGCGCCACGGTGCTGGAGCTGCGGCACCACAGCACCAGCGGCAGCTTCGGCTCAGGGCCAGGCGCGAAGAGGAGAGGAGCCTCCGACGCCGGCGGGATCCTGGCCTCCGACGCCGGGAGGGTCTCGTGGCTGCAGCGGCGCATCGACAGCTACGGGAAGCTGCGGACCAGGTCCtcgggcacggcggcggcggcggagtcgaagCTGGCGCAGTTGCCCGTCACCTCGGGCGCCAGGCTCCGGACGCTGAACTACGTGGCCACCGTGGGCATAGGCGGCCGCGAGGCGACGGTGGTCGTGGACACGGCGAGCGAGCTCACCTGGGTGCAGTGCGCGCCCTGCGACGCCTGCCACGACCAGCAGGACCCGCTCTTCGACCCCGCCGCGTCGCCCTCCTACGCCGCCGTGCCCTGCAACTCCTCCTCCTGCGACGCGCTGCAGCTGGCCACCGGGATGTCCGGCCAGCcgtgcggcggcgccgacggccgCCCGGCCGCCTGCAGCTACGCCCTCAGCTACCGCGACGGCTCCTACTCCCGCGGCGTCCTGGCGCACGACAAGCTGAGCCTGGCCGGGGAGGACGTCGAGGGGTTCGTGTTCGGCTGCGGCACCAGCAACCAGGGCCCGTTCGGCGGCACGGCCGGGCTCATGGGGCTGGGCAGGAGCCAGCTCTCGCTGGTGTCACAAACCATGGACCGCTTCGGCGGCGTCTTCTCCTACTGCCTGCCTCCCAAGGAGTCCGGCTCGTCGGGATCGCTCGTCCTCGGCGACGACTCATCCTCGGTGTACCGGAACTCCACGCCGATCGTGTACACCTCCATGCTCTCCGACCCAGCTCAGGGGCCCTTCTACTTCCTCAACATGACCGGGATCACCGTCGGCGGCCAGGACGTGGAATCCTCCGCAGCCTTCTCGTCCGCCAAAGCCATCATCGACTCTGGGACGATCATCACGAGCCTCGTCCCATCGGTGTACAACGCGGTGAGGTCCGAGTTCTTGAGCCAGCTCGCAGAGTACCCGCAAGCGCCTGCCTTCTCCATCCTCGACACATGCTTCAACCTGACGGGGCTGAACGAGGTGCAGGTTCCTAGTCTGAAATTCGTGTTTGAAGGTaatgtggaggtggaggtggactcCAAGGGCGTGCTCTACTTCGTCAGCACTGATTCTTCGCAGGTGTGCCTGGCTCTGGCCTCGCTGAAATCCGAGTATGACACTTCGATCATCGGGAATTACCAGCAGAAGAACCTCAGAGTCGTATTTGACACCCTAGGGTCGAGGATTGGGTTTGCGCAAGAGACTTGTGATTATATTTGA